The Sulfuricurvum sp. genome contains a region encoding:
- the modD gene encoding ModD protein, with product MIILNDFELEALLAEDVPYGDLTTKSLGIDTQRARITFSTRERPLVVSCMEEAVRLCGLYGLEIDGFVKSGTLVPPKSIFLEAHGEAGNIHRIWKSVQNLIDYASGIATYTREAVLLARTINPDIVVATTRKTTPFTKKIAIKAVESGGGVAHRLGLSESILVFEYHRIFFPAEEAFAEALNRAKKANPEKKIVMEAEDIDHALKFARMGADILQLEKFSLTKLSDAIRILRADYPHITLIATGGISTKNIAEYASTGVDMIVTSSPYSAQPADIKVKIEPLF from the coding sequence ATGATTATTCTCAACGACTTTGAACTCGAAGCACTGTTAGCCGAAGATGTCCCCTATGGTGATTTAACCACCAAAAGTCTCGGTATCGATACCCAACGCGCACGTATCACCTTTTCAACCCGTGAACGCCCCCTCGTCGTCTCCTGCATGGAAGAGGCGGTACGTCTGTGCGGACTTTATGGTTTAGAGATTGACGGGTTTGTAAAATCAGGAACCCTTGTCCCCCCTAAAAGCATCTTTCTTGAAGCCCACGGTGAAGCGGGCAATATCCACCGTATTTGGAAAAGTGTTCAAAACCTCATCGATTACGCAAGCGGTATTGCTACTTACACCCGTGAAGCCGTTTTATTAGCCCGTACCATCAATCCCGATATTGTTGTCGCCACCACCCGAAAAACGACCCCGTTTACGAAAAAAATTGCCATCAAAGCGGTCGAATCGGGTGGAGGTGTTGCCCATCGATTAGGTCTTTCAGAATCCATCCTCGTATTTGAATATCACCGTATATTTTTCCCCGCTGAGGAAGCATTTGCCGAAGCACTCAACCGTGCTAAAAAAGCCAACCCTGAGAAAAAAATCGTTATGGAAGCTGAAGATATTGACCATGCATTGAAATTTGCCCGCATGGGAGCCGACATCCTCCAACTCGAAAAATTTTCCCTAACGAAACTTTCCGATGCAATACGAATCCTCCGCGCCGATTATCCCCATATTACGTTGATTGCCACAGGAGGGATCAGTACCAAAAACATCGCCGAATATGCGAGCACGGGAGTCGATATGATCGTCACTTCATCACCGTATAGTGCACAACCTGCCGACATCAAAGTGAAAATTGAGCCGCTATTTTGA
- a CDS encoding class I SAM-dependent methyltransferase, whose amino-acid sequence MFLESINFPAMYRAHKATTDFKGKSSSDWDEKSADMAASVINSPYVNDFISRMNITGDEVVLDIGCGPGTLAIPLAKQVKEVIAIDFSAQMLEQLRAYAEREGVTNIRTYHIGWDDDWSHLPQADIVVASRSMEVSDIEAALTKMSAHALKACYLTYKVGGSFVDMNILDYIGKSVKTKPDYWYIPIILYSHGYLPRIDYIETGRGSVRANSEDEFVESLIWSVHTLDEEQKNKARQYYREIIVGQNRPPRMVNWAFIGWESAK is encoded by the coding sequence ATGTTTTTAGAATCGATAAACTTTCCCGCGATGTACCGCGCCCATAAAGCCACTACCGATTTCAAAGGCAAATCCAGTAGTGATTGGGATGAAAAATCGGCAGATATGGCGGCATCCGTCATTAATAGCCCCTACGTGAACGATTTCATCTCCCGTATGAATATCACGGGAGATGAAGTGGTTCTCGATATCGGATGCGGACCGGGAACACTTGCTATCCCTTTGGCAAAACAGGTTAAAGAGGTGATTGCTATCGATTTCTCCGCTCAAATGCTTGAACAACTTCGTGCCTACGCCGAGCGCGAAGGGGTCACCAACATACGCACCTACCATATCGGTTGGGACGATGATTGGAGTCATTTGCCACAAGCCGATATTGTCGTAGCATCCCGCTCGATGGAGGTCTCCGACATCGAAGCGGCTCTTACAAAAATGTCCGCTCATGCATTAAAAGCGTGCTATCTCACCTATAAAGTAGGAGGGAGTTTCGTCGATATGAACATCCTCGACTACATCGGAAAATCAGTCAAAACCAAACCCGATTACTGGTATATTCCGATTATTCTCTACTCCCATGGCTATCTTCCCCGTATCGATTACATCGAAACAGGACGGGGAAGTGTCCGAGCAAACAGTGAGGATGAATTTGTCGAATCACTCATTTGGAGCGTCCATACGTTAGACGAAGAGCAAAAAAACAAAGCCCGCCAATACTACCGTGAGATTATTGTAGGACAAAACCGCCCTCCTCGCATGGTCAACTGGGCATTTATCGGATGGGAGAGCGCAAAATGA
- a CDS encoding TonB-dependent receptor produces the protein MKKHLMILSLATISALYGADNGVFELGKVDVSATTETSAGATTIIDAQTIENYNAKTIVEALNLIPGTSIQSFGARNEQMIMIRGFDVKHAPLFIDGIPIAVPYDGYVDFSRFTTFDLSEIEVSKGLASPLLGANTFAGAINLVTKKPTKAFEGEVGLGAFSGNGKTGYINLGSNQGSYYVQASASKTQRDTYPLSDDFTVKNATNEEGGDRNNAYAKDDKINLKAGFTPNATDEYALNYIRQNADKGVPPDVAANLAGRGFWQWRYWDKQSLYFLSKTDFGNWYVKSRLFYDKFQNSLAIYTNNGLYNTFAYGGVGNPSWYDEYTKGASVESGVKLSSSNTLKMALHYKIDDHQEGGENQAAVYEMKDTISSLGLEDTHTFSDALKLTIGASYDKEKIDTAQNTQYGKANTNYYNDATGTSQNTTTGYTTDQEFAHGDTSSFNPMIKLSGNIDSTLSWYTGVSGKSRIPSIKDRYSFKFNSFVPNPDLNVEKTINYEVGGTKSLANASFSGAVFYADVSDYIQNAYIPLWYKSGTTYTQQQQLQNVGKVTQKGFELSTVYAPLESLSFEGSYTYLKMTNEVDESQKITDVPKEKFIATVAYTPIENFTWFNTYEYDSQRYAAIGTSGTAPNTKNLYDVTGCVSVWNTKATYNATKALSFDLGINNVLDRNYYFSYGYPEAGRVVFGNARYKF, from the coding sequence ATGAAAAAACACCTAATGATTCTCTCACTCGCTACAATCTCTGCTCTTTATGGAGCCGATAACGGGGTTTTCGAACTTGGTAAAGTTGACGTATCCGCAACCACAGAAACATCTGCCGGAGCGACTACCATCATAGATGCGCAAACCATAGAAAATTACAATGCTAAAACCATTGTTGAAGCACTCAATCTAATACCGGGTACTTCCATTCAAAGTTTTGGTGCTCGAAATGAGCAAATGATTATGATACGTGGATTTGACGTCAAACACGCCCCTCTCTTTATCGATGGTATCCCTATCGCCGTACCGTATGACGGATATGTTGATTTTTCACGATTTACGACGTTTGATCTCTCGGAAATCGAAGTTTCAAAAGGTCTTGCCTCTCCATTATTGGGTGCGAATACCTTTGCCGGTGCTATCAATCTCGTTACCAAAAAACCGACAAAAGCTTTTGAAGGAGAAGTAGGACTCGGCGCATTTAGCGGTAACGGGAAAACCGGATACATCAATTTAGGATCTAATCAAGGGAGCTATTATGTTCAAGCATCAGCCTCGAAGACTCAGCGTGATACCTATCCTCTCTCCGATGACTTTACGGTTAAAAATGCAACAAATGAAGAGGGTGGTGATCGCAACAACGCCTATGCCAAAGACGATAAAATCAATCTAAAAGCAGGATTTACACCGAATGCTACTGATGAATACGCTCTCAACTATATTCGTCAAAATGCAGATAAAGGGGTACCTCCTGATGTAGCTGCGAACTTAGCTGGACGCGGTTTTTGGCAATGGAGATATTGGGACAAACAAAGTCTCTATTTCCTCTCTAAAACCGATTTTGGCAATTGGTATGTAAAAAGTCGTTTGTTTTACGATAAGTTCCAAAATTCACTCGCAATCTATACTAACAACGGCTTATATAACACTTTTGCATACGGCGGTGTCGGTAATCCAAGCTGGTATGATGAGTATACCAAAGGTGCTTCTGTTGAGAGCGGCGTGAAACTCTCCTCTTCAAATACCCTTAAAATGGCACTTCATTACAAAATCGATGATCACCAAGAAGGGGGTGAAAACCAAGCGGCAGTCTATGAGATGAAAGATACCATCAGTTCATTAGGGCTTGAAGATACCCACACCTTTTCGGATGCACTAAAACTTACCATTGGAGCGAGCTACGATAAAGAAAAAATCGATACCGCACAAAATACCCAATACGGAAAAGCTAATACCAATTATTATAATGATGCTACGGGAACTAGCCAAAATACAACGACAGGATATACCACCGATCAAGAGTTTGCCCATGGAGACACCTCCTCATTTAATCCGATGATTAAACTCAGCGGTAATATTGATTCAACACTATCATGGTATACAGGGGTATCTGGAAAAAGTCGTATTCCATCCATCAAAGACCGATACTCGTTTAAATTTAATTCATTCGTCCCCAATCCCGATTTAAATGTTGAAAAAACAATTAACTACGAAGTGGGCGGAACTAAATCATTAGCAAATGCCTCATTCAGTGGTGCCGTATTTTATGCAGATGTAAGCGATTACATCCAAAATGCTTATATTCCATTATGGTACAAAAGCGGTACTACCTACACCCAACAACAACAACTCCAAAACGTCGGAAAAGTAACTCAAAAAGGGTTTGAACTTTCAACCGTTTATGCCCCATTAGAATCTTTATCGTTTGAAGGAAGTTATACCTACCTCAAAATGACCAACGAAGTCGATGAGAGTCAAAAAATCACCGACGTACCGAAAGAAAAATTCATCGCGACTGTTGCCTATACTCCAATCGAAAACTTTACATGGTTTAACACCTATGAATACGATTCACAGCGTTATGCCGCTATCGGAACGAGTGGAACCGCACCTAACACGAAAAATCTTTATGATGTAACCGGATGTGTCTCTGTATGGAATACCAAAGCAACTTATAATGCAACCAAAGCACTCTCTTTTGATCTCGGTATCAACAATGTACTTGATCGCAACTACTATTTTAGTTACGGATATCCGGAAGCAGGACGCGTTGTATTTGGAAATGCTCGATACAAATTTTAA
- a CDS encoding LLM class flavin-dependent oxidoreductase: MKIGLFCLTEHFGGSVQESIMEQLRLVELADELGFDEAWFGEHHFNGFSVIPDPALMIGYAAARTGCIRLGTAGFLAPFYHPVRLAESISVLDNISDGRINAGFAKGGFAPDNKHFSRDPDNLRNAMFEITEAVDELLHTKSSSYNGAFASFENVNLQPKPFQKRIPFFVATFANPDTIRFAARHGYGLLMSQGASINECIEAQKLYRSIADVDPEIVLMRVFCVADTYDEAYTIARPSVDHFVKSMRAASAQIPPPIYDQDKYDAILAEREAFFDGEKFFDNAILGTTEQCIATIKTIQKELTNVHLILKPSSADSGQNRLMLCEFNVKIRPHI, from the coding sequence ATGAAAATAGGTCTATTTTGTCTTACCGAGCATTTCGGTGGAAGCGTTCAAGAGAGCATTATGGAGCAACTTCGCCTCGTCGAACTTGCCGATGAATTGGGATTTGATGAGGCATGGTTTGGGGAACACCATTTTAACGGCTTTAGTGTCATCCCCGATCCTGCACTTATGATTGGGTATGCAGCGGCGCGTACCGGATGTATCCGACTGGGTACGGCTGGATTTCTTGCCCCGTTTTATCACCCCGTTCGTCTGGCTGAAAGCATCTCTGTACTAGACAATATCAGTGATGGACGGATTAATGCAGGATTTGCAAAAGGGGGATTCGCCCCCGATAACAAACACTTTAGTCGTGATCCCGATAATCTCCGTAATGCGATGTTTGAGATTACCGAAGCGGTAGATGAGCTTTTGCATACTAAAAGTTCCTCATATAACGGAGCTTTTGCGTCATTTGAGAATGTCAATCTCCAACCAAAACCGTTTCAAAAACGAATCCCCTTTTTCGTAGCGACCTTCGCTAATCCCGACACAATCCGTTTTGCCGCGCGACACGGTTATGGGTTATTGATGTCGCAAGGCGCGAGCATAAATGAGTGTATCGAAGCACAAAAACTCTATCGCTCTATCGCCGATGTTGATCCTGAAATAGTCCTCATGCGGGTATTTTGTGTCGCAGATACCTATGATGAAGCGTATACTATTGCCAGACCCTCCGTCGATCATTTCGTCAAATCGATGCGCGCCGCCTCTGCCCAAATCCCCCCACCGATTTATGATCAAGATAAATACGATGCAATACTCGCCGAACGTGAAGCTTTTTTTGATGGAGAAAAGTTTTTTGACAATGCTATTTTAGGAACGACTGAGCAGTGTATTGCCACCATTAAAACCATCCAAAAGGAGCTTACCAACGTCCACTTAATTCTCAAACCCTCATCCGCCGATTCGGGTCAAAATCGGTTGATGCTTTGTGAATTCAATGTAAAAATCCGACCCCATATTTAA
- a CDS encoding class I SAM-dependent methyltransferase: protein MKGATNPKNFDRIVREVFAPIYPTIAEQIKERTKITQGKCLDAGCGTGALGRAMARISDLEILFFDQSDEMLSLARGYADDEKLGDRSTFLQGNIHAIGLEDESVELVISRGSSPFWEDWHKAYSEILRVLKSDGIAYIGGGFGNAELRDQIVKTMSENNPDWRNSFKDRIGPEREALPGILTTLNPTSFYIINDESGFWAVITK from the coding sequence ATGAAAGGTGCAACCAATCCCAAAAATTTCGATCGAATCGTCCGTGAAGTTTTCGCCCCTATCTACCCTACGATAGCCGAACAGATAAAGGAGAGAACCAAAATCACACAGGGAAAATGTCTCGATGCGGGATGCGGTACGGGAGCATTAGGACGTGCAATGGCGAGGATAAGTGATTTAGAGATTCTCTTTTTTGACCAATCTGATGAGATGCTTAGCCTCGCACGCGGCTATGCCGATGATGAAAAATTGGGCGACCGAAGCACCTTTCTCCAAGGGAATATTCATGCAATAGGATTAGAGGATGAGAGTGTCGAACTGGTTATCAGTCGCGGTTCATCCCCCTTTTGGGAGGATTGGCACAAAGCCTACAGTGAGATTCTACGGGTATTAAAATCGGATGGGATAGCGTATATCGGAGGTGGGTTCGGTAATGCTGAACTTCGAGATCAAATCGTTAAAACAATGAGTGAAAATAACCCTGATTGGCGTAACTCGTTCAAAGACCGAATCGGACCTGAACGTGAAGCCCTTCCGGGTATTCTTACCACCCTCAACCCGACTAGTTTTTATATTATCAACGATGAAAGCGGCTTTTGGGCTGTTATCACTAAATAA
- a CDS encoding ABC transporter substrate-binding protein, whose protein sequence is MKRLLLTTLLALSLGLEVSARETTDMLGRKVDVPENPKKVYAPSPYGSYALYAMDPTLLAGWIFEIDNENLPYLHPTMKTLPTIGRVFGAGESANLEILLAAKPDLILMWQHTNEFNVKEAEKLKILNAPFVYAVDESIEDYTNIFKFLGKALNREERGNKLAAYSEKTFTDVRNTVAKVPANKRPKVYYAEGLDGLSTECDDSIHVQLLKLAGDVDVHRCHTSNHKGFEKMSMETILAYNPDVMIVQEKMFYDKINTLPIWKNINAVKNNRVYLIPKAPFNWFDRPPSFMRIMGLKWLMSALYPKETKIDIKKETKEFYKLFMNVNLTDKQLQEVLHPTIEYKKKIDGATPKS, encoded by the coding sequence ATGAAAAGATTATTGTTAACAACGCTTTTAGCTCTATCGCTCGGGCTTGAAGTATCTGCTCGTGAAACCACCGATATGTTAGGACGCAAAGTTGACGTCCCTGAAAACCCTAAAAAAGTCTATGCACCCTCACCCTATGGTTCGTATGCACTCTACGCGATGGATCCAACACTATTGGCGGGATGGATTTTCGAGATTGATAACGAGAATCTCCCCTATCTCCATCCAACTATGAAAACGCTACCTACCATCGGGAGAGTTTTCGGTGCAGGGGAAAGTGCCAACCTCGAAATCCTCCTTGCCGCCAAACCGGATTTAATTTTGATGTGGCAACACACCAATGAGTTCAACGTCAAAGAGGCAGAGAAACTCAAAATACTCAATGCTCCTTTCGTCTATGCTGTCGATGAGAGTATCGAAGACTATACCAATATTTTCAAATTCTTAGGAAAAGCTCTAAACCGTGAGGAACGGGGAAACAAACTCGCCGCCTATAGCGAAAAAACCTTTACCGATGTACGTAATACGGTAGCTAAAGTCCCCGCCAACAAACGACCTAAAGTCTATTATGCCGAAGGATTAGACGGTCTGAGTACCGAATGTGATGACTCCATCCACGTACAACTGCTCAAACTCGCAGGTGATGTCGATGTCCACCGATGCCATACTTCCAATCATAAAGGGTTTGAGAAGATGTCGATGGAAACCATTCTCGCCTATAACCCTGATGTTATGATTGTTCAAGAGAAGATGTTTTATGACAAAATCAACACCCTCCCTATCTGGAAAAATATCAATGCCGTCAAAAACAATCGTGTCTATCTGATTCCAAAAGCACCGTTTAACTGGTTCGACCGTCCGCCCTCATTTATGCGGATTATGGGACTTAAATGGTTAATGAGTGCGCTTTATCCTAAAGAGACCAAAATCGATATCAAAAAAGAGACCAAAGAATTCTATAAACTCTTTATGAATGTAAACCTCACCGATAAACAGTTACAAGAGGTTCTCCATCCAACCATCGAATACAAAAAGAAAATTGACGGAGCAACACCAAAATCATGA
- a CDS encoding TonB-dependent receptor plug domain-containing protein — protein sequence MKQQTLFSLLAATLLASSLQANETAALEPVKVTASEIHERDDIKLDSPTNLYRVEKTAEAGTQVFTKADIDAYAPKDFFDLMDKAVGLDLTYQGRKSPFFLNMRGGGNITYIIDGAILPSTSNRILQKIPMSAIEEIQVIRGSTALYLGPSIGIGASNSGSGINTGFIVIRTKQPKKTEGLISAYAEKAGDHPSANGENIFVGTHLGSVESGFSGYIGGLVSRYDRPSQDTWFDGSDAQSGMITGGVTFGRFNINLMGYKDEGRFEMQRGVTVTGALDNSKWYYDPINTKIISSDMGMQWSESQNTLFSIFSTQYNQKEIAESFANNSHSEKTYEEKTNGYSLRHSARFGDTLIQLGGQSTNSKGFGPNLSSSYNRFDTSVLGWSASIEQKLFGGDVILDAGYRQDQKHINNSSTSTTKDSANNDVDMAPARVIALGALWNITPMFSLNGRYFQGTEGTGGDFDLKTQDGSVLHAEKQKRTEIALEAKIASYFKPTLTWFNVDFNNQKSASSNTYTDTDGNIYYYYTEADSLRRGIELAFKGKSNGFDYLIAWTHMTDISTTNVSGVTTDYIAIENPEDSFTGKVGYTWNNYRANISAKRVSEYHQSTSAMGTAYAVNLGDYTRVDANIAGDFKLSNLTFTAKLYGRNLGDEQYATRYTTGYYYDRGRTLGLELSMAF from the coding sequence ATGAAACAACAAACCCTGTTCAGCCTATTGGCTGCCACACTATTGGCATCATCATTACAAGCAAATGAAACCGCCGCACTAGAACCGGTAAAAGTAACCGCGTCTGAGATTCATGAGCGTGATGACATCAAACTTGACAGTCCTACAAATCTATATCGCGTCGAAAAAACGGCTGAGGCAGGAACACAAGTTTTTACGAAAGCTGATATTGATGCCTATGCACCGAAAGATTTCTTCGATCTCATGGATAAAGCCGTAGGATTGGATTTGACGTATCAAGGACGAAAAAGCCCATTTTTTCTAAACATGCGTGGTGGCGGAAATATCACCTATATCATCGATGGTGCTATTCTTCCCTCTACGAGCAATCGTATTTTACAAAAAATTCCGATGTCAGCTATCGAAGAGATTCAAGTCATTCGTGGTTCTACAGCTCTTTATCTCGGACCATCCATCGGTATCGGTGCATCTAATAGCGGGTCGGGAATCAATACCGGTTTTATCGTTATACGTACTAAACAGCCAAAAAAAACAGAGGGTTTAATCAGTGCCTACGCTGAAAAAGCGGGGGATCATCCGAGCGCAAATGGTGAAAATATTTTTGTCGGAACTCATCTAGGATCAGTTGAATCAGGATTTAGCGGATACATTGGCGGATTAGTCTCTCGTTATGACCGACCTAGCCAAGACACATGGTTCGACGGAAGTGATGCACAATCAGGAATGATTACAGGAGGAGTAACGTTCGGTCGTTTTAACATCAATCTAATGGGGTATAAAGACGAAGGTCGTTTTGAGATGCAGCGCGGAGTTACCGTAACAGGGGCACTAGATAATTCAAAATGGTATTACGACCCTATAAATACAAAAATCATTTCATCTGATATGGGAATGCAATGGAGTGAATCACAAAACACCCTTTTTTCTATATTCTCTACACAATATAATCAAAAAGAGATTGCAGAAAGTTTTGCTAATAACTCTCATTCTGAAAAAACATATGAAGAAAAAACTAATGGCTACAGTTTACGCCACAGTGCCCGTTTTGGCGATACACTTATCCAGCTCGGTGGACAATCAACCAATTCTAAAGGTTTTGGACCAAATCTCAGTAGTAGTTACAACCGATTTGATACTTCCGTATTAGGTTGGTCAGCATCTATAGAACAAAAATTATTTGGTGGTGATGTCATACTCGATGCAGGTTACCGACAAGATCAAAAACACATTAATAACTCTAGTACAAGTACCACTAAAGATTCTGCAAACAATGACGTTGACATGGCACCTGCACGTGTCATCGCATTAGGAGCATTGTGGAATATTACTCCTATGTTCTCTCTAAATGGTCGCTATTTCCAAGGAACAGAAGGGACAGGAGGTGACTTCGATCTCAAAACTCAAGATGGTTCAGTTCTCCATGCTGAAAAACAAAAACGTACCGAAATAGCATTAGAAGCTAAAATCGCATCGTATTTCAAACCAACGCTTACATGGTTTAATGTCGATTTTAACAATCAAAAAAGTGCTTCGAGTAATACCTACACTGACACTGATGGCAATATTTATTATTACTACACTGAAGCCGATTCACTCCGTCGCGGAATAGAACTTGCCTTCAAAGGAAAATCAAACGGATTTGATTATCTTATTGCGTGGACACACATGACTGATATTTCTACAACCAATGTATCAGGAGTTACGACAGATTACATTGCAATTGAAAATCCTGAAGATAGTTTTACTGGAAAAGTTGGTTATACATGGAATAACTATCGTGCCAATATAAGTGCAAAACGGGTCAGTGAATATCACCAATCTACCAGTGCTATGGGGACTGCATATGCGGTAAATCTTGGTGATTATACCCGTGTTGATGCAAATATAGCAGGTGATTTCAAACTTAGTAATTTAACATTCACTGCAAAACTTTACGGACGAAATCTCGGCGATGAGCAATACGCAACTCGTTATACCACCGGTTATTACTATGATCGTGGACGTACTCTCGGTTTAGAACTCTCTATGGCGTTTTAA
- a CDS encoding ABC transporter substrate-binding protein, with protein MMYKNVLFSLIIVALLGSSSLANQACDKKVPDFTGKEICIPPKIDKIIITCYGGGSQEIALFMGADKIIAHPDTKAFEEFLKIYPDLKNVPSVGTFNDVNLETLLKLQPTIVFAGITSSMMNERIHSAGIPVYTLGIGKHSLKSLLEEFDHVGAILNKKQKADAIINYWNTTLALIDKHLAKIEPSKRKKVFYTSAAGKMGAESPKSWGDEFIESAGGINVAAKIPFQGGVNSEVLNVWNPDVIITTTNGKNNLNVEGIQKDPALSQLKAVKEKQLYQAPIGTFWWDRPSPESILGILWLSKILYPEAMKDINLKRETKDFYKKFYGYTLTDKEYEGFFTNHTKDIK; from the coding sequence ATGATGTATAAAAATGTGCTTTTCTCTCTTATTATTGTTGCTTTACTAGGGAGTTCTTCCCTAGCAAATCAAGCTTGCGATAAGAAAGTTCCCGATTTCACCGGCAAAGAGATTTGTATCCCTCCAAAAATCGATAAAATCATTATAACCTGCTACGGTGGAGGCTCTCAGGAAATCGCACTTTTTATGGGTGCAGATAAAATTATTGCCCATCCAGACACCAAAGCGTTCGAGGAGTTTTTAAAGATTTATCCAGATCTTAAAAATGTCCCCAGTGTCGGAACGTTTAACGATGTCAACCTCGAAACACTTCTCAAACTTCAACCAACTATAGTCTTTGCCGGTATCACCTCCTCTATGATGAATGAACGTATCCATTCTGCCGGAATTCCCGTTTATACGCTGGGGATAGGAAAACATTCACTTAAATCTCTCCTCGAGGAATTCGATCACGTAGGTGCCATTCTCAACAAAAAACAAAAAGCAGATGCCATTATCAATTATTGGAATACAACCCTTGCCCTTATCGATAAACACCTCGCGAAAATTGAGCCTTCTAAACGTAAAAAAGTGTTTTACACCAGTGCAGCAGGAAAAATGGGAGCAGAGAGTCCTAAAAGTTGGGGCGATGAGTTTATCGAATCTGCCGGCGGTATCAATGTCGCGGCAAAAATCCCGTTTCAAGGTGGTGTAAATTCTGAGGTTCTTAATGTTTGGAATCCTGATGTCATCATCACGACAACCAACGGAAAAAACAACCTAAATGTGGAAGGGATTCAAAAAGACCCCGCATTATCGCAACTTAAAGCGGTAAAAGAGAAACAACTCTATCAAGCACCTATCGGAACATTTTGGTGGGATCGCCCTTCTCCCGAATCGATACTTGGGATTTTGTGGTTAAGCAAAATCTTATACCCCGAAGCAATGAAAGATATTAATCTCAAACGTGAAACGAAAGATTTTTATAAAAAGTTTTACGGCTACACCCTCACTGATAAAGAGTATGAGGGATTTTTTACAAACCACACTAAGGACATCAAATGA